The Geobacter metallireducens GS-15 region TGATCGGGAATCCAGCTGCAGCGGAAGTGGCAGTTATCCCTCACCGGCATGCGGCAAGGTCTACTTCAAGTACCTCGTGACCAATACCGGATCAACTACCTTGACTAACCTCACCCTCACCGACGACAAGAACAGCGTGAGCAGTTGCACCATCCCGGCAGGGCTGAATCCCGACGGTTCCTTCAGCTGCATAATCGGGCCCCTGCCGGCCAAGGCCGGACTCCAGGTAAACACCGCTACGGCAACAGGAACATATGGCGGCGTAACCACTACTGATACCGACAAGGCCTACTATTACGGGTGCGACGGAACCGCACCGAAATCCCCCGGTTACTGGAAGAACCATCCCGAGGCCTGGCCGGTGGAATCAATCACCATCGGTGGCAAGACGTATACAAAGGCCCAGGCCATCAGCCTCATGAACACTCCGGTCAGCGGAGACAAGACCTACACCCTGTTCAAGGCACTGGTTGCTGCTAAACTGGATGCCATGGGTTGCGGCGACTCATCCTGCGTAACCGACACGATCGCCAAGTCCGATGCCTGGATGGCCCTGCACCCCGTGGGAAGCGGAGTTGCCGGTGATAGTTATGCCTGGAAGCAGGCAGAACCGTGGTATCTGATACTTGACGATTACATCAACGGGAAGCTGGTGTGCGGAGGGAGCAACACCTGTACTCCTCCGCCTCCTCCCGCACCAACCTGCGGTCAATGCAGTGGCGGTACAACGAAGCTGGCACTCAAGTACACTGGTGATTGCCTTGCAAAGGTCGAGGTAAAAGACAGCAACGGCCGGACGCTGTTCTCCAGCACCGTTGCACCGGACAGCAGCTTCAACTTTACCGGCATGTCCACCAATGGCACCATGGGACAATACGTGAAGGTCTACGTCAACGGCAGCTACAAGGCTACGATCTACACGGATTGCTCCAAACCGATCTATCCAGGGATGGGAATTGGTTCCTTCAACGTTGTGGAGGGGTATAGCCTGAATGGCGGGAAGTTCTGCCGGGTATCGTCATCATCCTGCACAAGCTATGACGACGATCACTACAGCAGTGACTACTGCGGCTCGCACGACGGAGAATCAAGCTGCCTCAACTTCTTCGACCACGAAAGCAGTGATAGTCATCACGATGATTGATTCTGCAATGATTGCATAATTAGCTCCTCTGTACCAAGGGAGATGGGAAACCATCTCCCTTTTTTATTACTCCAACGATTCACGAGTACTTGAAACTGATTGTCAGTGTGGTAAGAGTCTCAGGGGAGGAGTTCATGAGAGTCAGCAGGGCTGTTGCCATACTCTTCATCGGGCTGCTGATAATGCAGCATTTCCGTCCAGACGCCCATGCTGGTTATGTCGTGAAGAATCGTATCATTACGAATTCTGCAACGAACGGGCAGCTCTTGCCGTGGGGTACAGGGAGAATCGCCTCCTTCGGGGAAGTATCGGCGTTTCTCTATCGGACGGAATCCTCCGGAGACTGGCTCTATATGTATGATGGCTCTGGAAATGAGTCGCACATTCCACTCCCAGACCGTATTGATCTGAATGACCGTGCCAATACCGAATATCTCCTGGCAAGCCCCACCGATCTTTGGATATGGTCGGGGGTATTGGGGCAGGCCGCGTTGCGCCATTATCGGCTGTTGACAAACGGCAGGAGTCGATTGCCGGACAAGGCGGTACGTGTTTCCATTACCAAGGTAGGGGATGAAGAAACTCGGCCAGGGGCACTGCTGAAGCTCGCGAGCGGAGGTATTATCGCAGTCTGGCACCAGTTTAGGTACCATCTGGATCGCCGGTTGGATATGGGGTTTGCCTACGTGAACCCAAAGGGGGGAATTACGACCAACTACCCGATCTCAGCACCCGGCAGGGAAGGAACACCCGTCGCGACGCGATGGGCCATGGCGCAGCATCCGGCCGACGGAAGCATCTGGGCGTTTTTTAAGCGGGACAGCTATCATGAGATCAGTGCTCTTCATCTGACGGAGACAGCAAAAGGGATTAAACTCGATTGGGTCAAGACGGATTTCATCGGAAGGAACGACGGAATCCACGAACCCGAAGGGGAATATCCCTATCTTACCGCTGTTGCTGATTCTGGTAACAATTCGATTGCTCTCGCCTATCAGAATAAGCGTTCTGAAATCTTGTATGCTACCGATGGGGACGGGAACCTCATGAATGGCAGTTGCGGTCAAAGCCTTTCACAACGGATGGAGCCCTACTTTTTCGCCAAGCGCTCATTAGTGAGTATCGTGCGGATAACAGCGGACGGTAGGAAAGCATTCCAGGATTTTCCGGGGCTTGTCGAGCGGACCCAGGAGTTTGGACTATCGGTTGCTGATCGGCTCTGGGTCCTCTACCGGCGAATTGATTGCGAAACGAGCAACTATGAGATGCTTCAGCGGCAGGGCGAAGTCATGCTCCGCTATAATGATGGTGCATGGAGCGAACCTCTGATACTCGGCAAGTTGGATGTTGAGAAGGAGTACTACGGGGCTTCTCTGTTCTCTTCGCCTTATCAGCCTCACTTTCTGATGCGTCTTAACGATGGGAAATTACATCTCTTTGAAGCGAAATCCAGCCATTAGCACAATGTCAGTTGCTCACCAATCGCTCTACTGGAATACGCAGTGAACGGGCGCTCGGAGGCCCTTTTTCGGGAATGTTACAAGAAAATTTTCAGCAACTGATCAAGGAGCATCAATAACCTTATCTATGGGATACCGCATCGAGTACACACTCGGCGGTCCACACCTGCCAACTCTGAACATTATGAACAGAGAACCGTCCTCAACTCCGAAACGGTTCGCGAGCGTGCCATAGGCTTTCTTTATTAGTTCTCCGTGCTGAGAAGAAATATTTTCTGTCTCACCATCGAGCACACGCCGCATGAGAAGCGTTATCCCTGTCATCAGCTGAAAGCTTAGACCGAGCTTCGTCGCTTCGAGCCACACTCGCTCGATGAGCCGGCCCGCAGCGATACAATCCTTATCCCCTTTGCCCGGAACCGAAACAACCCCGATTGCGGCGGCAGAAAGGGCAAGCTTTCGAGCGGATCCAGCTATTATTCGGGGCACGCCGAAATTCTTCAGAAAGTCCACCAGCGGCCAGCTCTTTAGCAGCGGGAAAGCAAGGGAGTCCGGTGGCGCCAGCTCCAAGGTCTTGATATCGAGTCCGTCACCTCGTTCACGGGCTTCAGCGTCACTCCATCGCACATGTTCAAAAAGAAATGCGTGGAGATGCTCGTTTTCAAAAACAAGACGGTCATTAAGGGCATTAACTTCGGCAACTTCAGCCTTGTCTTGGACGCTCCCCGTTAGCGCGACCTTACCTCCAGGTACACGCTCGGCAACAGACAGAAGAGTTTGGCTTTCGGCGGCAGAGAGAGCCCCCCCATTGTAACGCTTACGATTCGTGCAGCGTTTGGGGATGTACGGGTAGAGGGAGTCATCGAAAGAGGGCCCTTCTGTCATCCGAACTGCTGCGACAAGGTTCGGAACATGGCTGTCGGGGAAAAGGGATATGTCCGGAGCATAACCGAATGCTGGTGCAGCAATGGAAAGATTCTCAAGCAGGGCGCCGTGCGCCACGTAGGATGCCCTTTGATGGAGGTTGAAGAGTGACGTATCCTGGTCGGGTATATTGAATATGCGTATCACGTCACCCTCCATGACGAAACGCCATGGCTGGCAGTTTTCACCCGACGGTGCCCGGACAGCGGCCTCCAGTATTTCTCGATACTTCATGACTAATCCTCCGACTTCATGAGCAGGTTTTCCATGATGAGGCGACGCTTTTTCTTCTGGGATGGACTCTTCGCCCCCAATGCTATTTTCCCCATTTTCACCTTATTAAGAAGCATGTCGAATTGAAGATAACAGGGGATGGGGCGAAGCTCTCCCTTACCGGTCAGGATCTTCACGATTTCGGTCGCCACAAGTGAAGCGGCCAGGGTGCATGCTGGAGATACCGCCGGTCCGGTACGCCGCTTGAAGCTCACCCGGCTGGCATCCATGTAGGAAAGATGATAGGGATTCGGAGTCAAGCCGGCGGCAAAAGCTGCAATTTTCTCCAGCGGAGGCGTCTGATCATCAATGCCGAAGTAGTCGTCGAAACTCATCCCTTCAGGGTCAAAAACCTGCAACGTGGCGCCGAAACCGAGGGGAGCAGCAGTCAGCGCATAGATGCCTTTTGCACGGCAACTGTTGAAGATGAGGCGACGCATATCTATCTCAAAAAAGTCTATGCTATCCACATAGACATCGACGCCATCAAGGAATGCATTAATGTTGTCTTCCGTAACACCCTCTTCCATGACGCGAACTTCGGCATTCGGGTTGATATCCTTCACCATCTCCGCCAGCACCTGCGCCTTATTGCGGTTAAGGGTGCTGTGGAATGCCCCAAATTGCCTGCTTATGTTTACCACGTCGAACGAATCATGGTCGGCTATAGTGAAACAGCCAACGCCAAGCCGAGCCAGAGTAAGTACATGAATACCCCCTACCCCACCCGCGCCAGCCACCGCAACTCGTGAGGCCAGTAGCCGTTTTTGTTCCTCAACAGTAAGAAGACCTATGTTCCGCGCAAACTCATTTCTTATGAGGCTATCACTGTCCATTTATAAACCTCCGTCGTGGGAAATAATTCATAAAACAACAAAACATTTGCCGGCCCTGCTTGTAGCAGCAACCATCAAATCGAAAAAATATCACACAGTTATCATGCCATCAAGACACATTCACTTCCGCCACTCAAACGGCACCCCTGCCCTGCTTGCCTCGTTATCAAGGGCGGAAAGTTGTGCTTCCAACTCCTTGATGCGTGCTTCATCCCGCTCGATCTTGTCCATTTGCTCATTGTAGGCCGCTCTATCCTGGGGACGCTGATAAATGGTTCGCTTGCGGTGGAGTTGGTTGAGGGCCTCCCGTTTCTTGGGTAGTCCGTCCTGAAGTGCCTTCAGTTCAGCACGAAGGGTTGCAAAGCGTGAACGCCACTCTTGCTCGGAAAGACTGTCCGTGGGTTTCTTATCAGATTTGTTTACAGGGGGCTTTGATTGCCGTTGCGGGCGGGACTCTGGCTCGCTCTCCGGTGAGGGCGCCGGGTTTGTCATCGATGGACTCTTCCGGACACGCTTCCGGTACTTGGATGGTATCAAATCGGGGTTATCGGTGAAATTTACAACCCCCTTATCGTCGACCCATCGATAGGTATCAGCCCGAGCAGCACCACTGAACCCCATCACCACTGCCAAAGCGAAGATAAGTTGTTTCATCGGTCTTGCCACCTACGCATAAATGCCTCCACGTACTATAGAATCAGTCCCAATGCCGCATGGCAACTGGTATTTTGCGTTGACGACCATGCACCTCAAGTGTATAGTACAGCGTTTATAAACAGTCTATCAGTCGAACTTCACTATATGAGGGACACATCATGAATCTTCGCTCAATCTCGATCGCCTGTATGCTCTTCCTTGCCTGTATATTGCCGGCAACGGCCAAGGAAACCAAAGAGATAACCTTCAAGCTCAGGAACGCGGAACCTGTCGTTTTCAGCCACGACTATCACCTTGCCAAGTATAACAATAACTGCCGTATTTGTCATAACACCCTTTTCAATCTTAAGAATCGTAAACGTTACACAATGCTCGAGATGGAAAAAGGTAAGTCATGCGGCGCCTGCCACACCGGCATCAAGGCCTTCAGCGTTGCCGATGACGCTGAATGCGTTCGCTGCCACAAAGGCAAGCCCCGCCCAGTAGTCTTCAAGATGAAGGGGGCCACTGATGCGGTCTTCAAGCACGAGCTTCACGTCCCCAAGCTCGGCGGCAAATGCCGCACCTGCCATAGCAACAAGAATATTGTCGGTGCCCGGAAGGTTACCATGGCCCAGATGGAGAAGGGGAAATCCTGCGGCGCCTGCCATGACAGCAAGAAGGCATTTACGGTGTCCGGCAACTGCGGCAAATGCCACCAGGGAATGGCGCCGCCGAAAACCGTGGCGTTCAAAATCAAGGGAGTTGCCGACGCCGCCTTCAGCCACGACTTCCATCTCGGCATGTACAAGTGTGCCGATTGCCACACGAAACTCTTTGCATACCGGGCCGGCGCCAAACATAACACCATGGCCGACATGGAAAAAGGTAAATCCTGCGGCGCCTGCCATAACGGCAAGGATGCCTTTGCCTCCACTGGTGACTGCGGTAAGTGCCACCCGGGCCTCAAGCCGGCCAAGCTTACCTGGAAGACAAGCCTCGGTGAAGCCTTCTTCGACCATGGATTCCATCTGGGGATGTTCAAATGCGCCGATTGCCACACCAAGATCTTCAAATACAAGAAGGGCGCTTCCTCTGCCACCATGGCTCAGATGGAAGCGGGCGCTTCCTG contains the following coding sequences:
- a CDS encoding cytochrome c3 family protein: MNLRSISIACMLFLACILPATAKETKEITFKLRNAEPVVFSHDYHLAKYNNNCRICHNTLFNLKNRKRYTMLEMEKGKSCGACHTGIKAFSVADDAECVRCHKGKPRPVVFKMKGATDAVFKHELHVPKLGGKCRTCHSNKNIVGARKVTMAQMEKGKSCGACHDSKKAFTVSGNCGKCHQGMAPPKTVAFKIKGVADAAFSHDFHLGMYKCADCHTKLFAYRAGAKHNTMADMEKGKSCGACHNGKDAFASTGDCGKCHPGLKPAKLTWKTSLGEAFFDHGFHLGMFKCADCHTKIFKYKKGASSATMAQMEAGASCGTCHNGKDAFSVKDDCVKCHNM
- a CDS encoding DUF4124 domain-containing protein, translating into MKQLIFALAVVMGFSGAARADTYRWVDDKGVVNFTDNPDLIPSKYRKRVRKSPSMTNPAPSPESEPESRPQRQSKPPVNKSDKKPTDSLSEQEWRSRFATLRAELKALQDGLPKKREALNQLHRKRTIYQRPQDRAAYNEQMDKIERDEARIKELEAQLSALDNEASRAGVPFEWRK
- a CDS encoding ThiF family adenylyltransferase — protein: MDSDSLIRNEFARNIGLLTVEEQKRLLASRVAVAGAGGVGGIHVLTLARLGVGCFTIADHDSFDVVNISRQFGAFHSTLNRNKAQVLAEMVKDINPNAEVRVMEEGVTEDNINAFLDGVDVYVDSIDFFEIDMRRLIFNSCRAKGIYALTAAPLGFGATLQVFDPEGMSFDDYFGIDDQTPPLEKIAAFAAGLTPNPYHLSYMDASRVSFKRRTGPAVSPACTLAASLVATEIVKILTGKGELRPIPCYLQFDMLLNKVKMGKIALGAKSPSQKKKRRLIMENLLMKSED